The following proteins are encoded in a genomic region of Amphiura filiformis chromosome 18, Afil_fr2py, whole genome shotgun sequence:
- the LOC140139266 gene encoding substance-P receptor-like — MQTTANETERFVESSLPPSSPSTSPGEGVDEEIPSIDVGRLLLLAAAYVIGTLGIFGNAVVIYVCIRFPLRGITNILVCNQSLIDFFSSFFFLLRYGVVTNAPAQANSALSDFVCKFWISEYPIWALAVASTVNLVYLTIERYIAVFHPIVYRLKLTPFRVKLFAILPWIFGLLHELPWSVTHNVSLDNECFQQWWTPEVGFIIGCIVPVDHYILPLAVIGFVYTRILLKLRLVGPTTEIAAGTARERNNRNYSEKASRNVIKTMFAVSLTYMICWGPNEILYFYSNLGGKVDWNGLFYYYTVVSALCNMCVNPFIYACHYQDFRAKLGKIWRRCRRGLRGDTNGETSEASLAQSVSGSVANT; from the coding sequence ATGCAAACAACAGCAAATGAAACAGAAAGGTTTGTCGAATCATCCTTACCCCCATCGTCACCGTCAACATCACCTGGAGAAGGCGTAGACGAAGAAATACCTTCTATTGATGTGGGTCGCCTCCTTCTTTTAGCAGCCGCTTACGTAATAGGAACTCTAGGAATATTTGGTAATGCTGTTGTCATCTATGTTTGCATTCGCTTTCCTCTTCGTGGAATCACCAACATCCTCGTATGCAATCAATCTTTGATAGATTTCTTCAGCAGTTTTTTCTTCTTACTCAGATATGGTGTTGTCACCAATGCACCTGCACAAGCTAACTCAGCCTTGAGTGACTTTGTATGTAAATTTTGGATATCTGAGTATCCTATATGGGCTCTAGCAGTGGCATCAACGGTTAACTTGGTGTATCTTACCATTGAACGATATATAGCGGTTTTTCATCCTATAGTGTATCGTCTTAAGTTGACACCATTTAGAGTTAAACTATTCGCCATTTTACCTTGGATTTTTGGATTGCTTCATGAGCTACCCTGGTCAGTTACTCATAACGTAAGCTTAGATAACGAATGTTTTCAACAGTGGTGGACTCCAGAAGTTGGATTCATCATAGGCTGTATTGTACCCGTTGATCATTATATTTTACCATTAGCAGTTATTGGGTTCGTCTATACAAGGATCCTGTTGAAACTTCGACTTGTAGGACCAACAACTGAAATCGCAGCCGGGACCGCTAGAGAGAGAAACAACAGAAATTATTCAGAGAAAGCATCGCGAAATGTCATCAAAACTATGTTTGCTGTGTCGTTAACATACATGATTTGCTGGGGACCGAATGAGATCCTTTACTTCTACAGCAACCTGGGAGGAAAAGTGGATTGGAACggtttgttttattattacaccGTGGTATCTGCGCTTTGTAATATGTGTGTTAATCCGTTTATTTATGCGTGTCACTATCAAGATTTTCGCGCCAAATTAGGAAAAATTTGGCGCCGATGTCGCCGAGGGTTACGAGGAGATACAAATGGTGAAACGTCTGAAGCAAGCTTGGCGCAATCAGTGTCGGGATCTGTTGCAAATACCTAG